The Danio aesculapii chromosome 7, fDanAes4.1, whole genome shotgun sequence DNA window ggttcacatttgcgatggatacgtgcctgggaacggattgcgttggttatgggttggatctggtagacgtgcgtcgaggcttcggtgttaagatggagctggcgacagagggcgtacgagatgaaatttccagctgacccggagtcgatgagggtcgtgactgaaacagatacagaaggggtagttaactggacatcggtggtgagaggatgcattttttcaataggggaactgaatacactcaccaagggacgtgctggacgaatgggacagtccagcctgacatgtccttcggcaccacagtacatacatagaccccgggtcagcctcctctgtcgctcagtgatggtgagtctaccagattccacgatcattggttcaggttctggagggactgctggctctggcgaacggaggagtgcttggggaacaggtggaagatcgtgctggtataccctcagacgatcggaacagcggagggatagttggatgaatttctccaaccccaaggtatcgtcgagggctgctagctgtagtcggaggctgggctccagtccgagccggtaggtggtgaggagagatcgctcattccatccgctagcagcagccagagtacggaaccggagcgcataatcctgagtggacatggctccctgtttgagatggtataactgttctccagctgctacttctgcatctgcgcgaccaaaaacctccttaaagtacttggtgaatgcttgaatggagctggttaccggcccagactgttgccaaatggtttctgcccaccgaagagccgatccagagagaagggagatgatgaatgcgattttggaccgatctgtgggatataactcaggttgcatggtgaatatgagagaacattgcaaaagaaatccattgcactcctccgccccgccagagtagggcgctggtcgagccatgggactggatgagtgggtggacggtgaagaagtgctcggtgctggtggtgcttcgggaagtggagtagatggtaataaaactctcttcaatgagtccaccaactcttgaatgggatcgtgagtgctcatgctgttgattgtagaggtccggtcttctgttatgggaagcagacggacaaaggaggtgagtgaattatcaacgatgtttattaaacaacaactgagcacacaaggagaacggaggagaagtgagtggagtctggttgttcgggtgatccttggtggcaggctggatgactgatacagagggagaccgaatgcacacaccagagggcttgcggggaagacagactgatgacaaacacaaggcagacaggacaccgggaacactggacaaactaggagagacaaagagcagataagtacaatatattgaggttgaaatgctagtgattaccaggaggtgtttcactcagagtccgcttcgtaggaacgagaccggaccctgagtgaagtgaggtgtgtgcttatatagtgactaagtgattgggtgcagctgtgtgtggttaatactcaggtgatggtgatctttgcgtgaggctggtggaagagcctggccaatccgtgacagtaaggatatttgcgtattgctgtacacccggttttaagcaatgtgtaagcgaggcgcacaactgacgcgctctgtgctggacttcaAACCAGCTTTGAGCTGGTCTTCCGGCTTTCAGcttgctttcagctggtcttatatcatcgtatccaaacactttagaaataatatttcaaaacttatttattgtttttagtaaatatctaaaatcttttttttttcagaggcatttgtaaaatgaaagtttaaaatggcttgaaactgtttaatttatttgtattgtattgttttatattggttttatgtctttctgttgtattcatatgtgAATACAATTAGGTATacattatctccaaaataaatcaataaataaacaaatcctttaaagaagtgtttttttttatgaaaaggcGGCCTTTACAGCCGCAGTAAAGCGCATGACTGCGGTTGACAAATTGCAGTACTGCGCATGCAGAAACTCATgttctcagtagccatatctgtatTGATTATTATACATTCGCTGTTGCTATCATGTGGTGGAACAATGCAATGTTAACTGCCAATAACACTTAATGGCGgaattgctttgttttgtttgtttacgttgcctgtactgaccatctgACTGCTTATCGACCAcaactctggattgcccatatacatctgtttgctcctgtgttgactattgcttacctgacctctcaaataaaccctgcatttgaaTCTGCAtccctgttgtcagtgtcacttcACCGTTACAGAAGACTCAGCCATAAATATGGAACCAGCAGGTATCAAGATCATGCATCTCCGTTAGGATGCCCACTCAGTAGAGGAATATGTGAAGGACTTTTTTCAGGTAGCCCACTTAACCACTATGAGTAAATTGTGTATaatgattttttgtgtgtgtgtgtggtgggctATCTGAACCACTTTATTCCACAATGCCACTGCATAAACCACACTGGACAATATAACATTATATAGACTTGGTATTTAGAATATCTAGTTTCCTCCTTCACCGTGGGCGAGGTGGAGGAAAcccctatgttttttttttttgtttgtttgttttttttaggaggGGGGATCAAAATCTGGAGGTGAGGCGAGGCCTTGTGATTCACAAAATGGCCGAATCCAACTTACAAGCTCAAAAAAAGGCTGCAGCtaacatgcagacacacacagtaGTCACTGCCAAACTGCTTTGGACTCAGATCCAAAGGAAGAGTAAAAGAAAGagcaaaaaagcaaaaaaacaaaaggaagagtaaaagaaagaaaaaagagcaaaaggaagagCGTAGGTAGGAGCAAAAGAGCAAAATGGGGAgcgaaaaaagagcaaaaggaagagCGAAAAACAGCAAAAGAGAGAAAGGAAGAGCAAAAGAGCGAAAGGAAGAGTGAGAAAAGGGCaaaagagcaaaaggaagagCAAAAGTAAGatcaaaaaaagagcaaaagagcaaaaggaagagCGATTAAAGAGAAAAAGAGCAATAGGAGGAGCAAAAGACAAAAAAGAAGagtgaaaaaagagcaaaaggaagagCAAAAAAGAGCAAAGGAAAGAGCAAAAAAGCCAAAGGAAGTGTGAAAAagcgaaaaaagaaaaagagcaaaaggaagagCGAACAAAAGCAAAAGAGCAAAAGGAGAGCATAAGAGCAAAAGGAAAAgcaaaaaaagaccaaaaaagtaaaagtaagaGTGAAAAAAGAGCAGCAGAGGAAAAGAAAGAGCAAAATAAAGAGCAAAAGAGTAGAAACAAGAGTGGAAAAAAATAGCAAAAGGAAGACCAAAACAGAGCAAACAGAAGagcgaaaaaagaaaaagagcaaAAGTACGAGCGAAAAAAGAGAGCAAAAGGAAGagcaaagaaagagaaagagcaaAAGGAAGAAAATAAGAGCAAAAGAGGAAAAGGAAGAGCGAAAAAGGAGCAAAAGAGCAAAAAAAGAGCGAGaaaagagcaaaaggaagagCAAAATAAGAGGAAAAGAGCCAAAGGAAGAGTGAAAGAAAGTGGAAAAGAGCAAAAGGAAAAGCAAAAAAAGAGCAATAGAGCAAAAGGAAGAGCGAAAGAAAGCGAAAGAGCAAAAGGAAGAgtgaaaaaaagagcaaaaaagcCAAAGGAAGAGTGAAAAAAGAGGAAAAGAGCAAAAGGAAAAGCgaaagaaagaggaaaagggAGTGCaaaagagcaaaaggaagagTGTAAAATGAGCAGCAGAGcaaaaagaagagagaaaaaaagaggaaaaggaagagcaaaaaacgtggaaaaagaacagcaaaaaagagcaaaagagcaaaaagaagaacgaaaaaagagcaaaaggaatAGTAAAAGATAGATGAAAAGAGCAGAAGGAAGagcaaaaaaagagcaaaaggaagagtgaaaaaagagcaaaaggaagGGCGAAAGAAAGAGCGAAAGAGCAAAAGGAAGagcaaaaaaagagcaaaagaaagagcaaaaaaagaggaaaagaaagagcgaaaaaaaaggagcaaaaaagcaaaaaaagagcaaaaggaagagcaaaaaaacagcaaaagagcaaaaggaagagcgaaaaaagagcaaaagagcaAAAGGACGAGCAAAAAAGAGCAAAAGTAAGAGCAAAAAAACAGTCAAAGAGCAAAAGGAATtgcaaaaaaaagagcaaaaggatgagcgaaaaaagagcaaaaggaagagTGAAAAAAGAGCAAATGAGCAAAAGGAAGAGGAAAGGAAAAGCaaaagagcaaaaggaagagCAAAACAGCAAAAGGAAGAgcgaaagaaagaaggaaagagcaaaaggaagagcaaaaaaacagcaaaaggaagagtgaaagaaagaaaagagcaaaaggaagagaaaaaagagcaaaaggaagagcaaagaaaagtgaaagaaagaagaagagcaAAAGgatgagaaaaaaagaacaaaaggaagagcgaaagaaagaggaaaagagcaaaaggaagagcgaaaaaagaaaaagagcaaaaggaagagcgaaagaaagaggaaaagagCAAAAgtaagagcaaaaaaaaagagcaaaggagcaaaaggaagagcaaaaaaagagcaaaaggagAAGCGAAAGAAAGAGCGAAAGAGCAAAAGGAAGACCAAAAAAGAGCAAAAGTAAGAGCAAAAGAAAGAGCAAAAGAGCAAAAGGAAGAacgaaaaaagagcaaaagagcaaaaggaagagCAAAAACACAGCAAAAGAACAAAAGGAAGAGcgaaagaaagaggaaaagagcaaaaggaagagcgaaaaaagaaaaagagcaaAAGGAGAAGTGAAAGAAAGAGCGAAAGAGCAAAAGGAAGACCAAAAAAAGCAAAAGAGCAAAAGTAAGAGCAAAAGAAAGAGCAAAAGGAAGAacgaaaaaagagcaaaagagcaaaaggaagagcaaaaacacagcaaaagagcaaaaggaagagagaaaaaaagagcaaaaggaagagtgaaaaaagagcaaaagagcaAAAGAAAGAGCGAAAGAGCAAAAGGAAGAGTGAAAATAGAGCAAAAGAGCAAACAGAAGAccgaaaaaaaagcaaaatagcaaaagaaagagtgaaagaaagagcgaaagagcaaaaggaagggcaaaaaaagagcaaaagagcaAAAGGATGAgcgaaaaaagagcaaaaggaagagTGAAAAAGAGCAAATGAGCAAAAGGAAGAGGGAAGGAAAAGTGAAAGAGCAAAAGGAAGATCAAGAAAAAGAGCAAAGGAGCAAAAGGAagagcgaaagaaagaaagagcaaaaGGAAGAGCAAAAAAAGTGCAAAAGGAAGAGTGAAAGAAGGaaaagagcaaaaggaagagAAAAAAGGAGCAAAAGGAAGAGCAAAGAAAagtgaaagaaagaaggaaagagcaaaaggaagagaaaaaaagaacaaaaggaagagcaaaaaagagcaaaaaacagcaaaagagcaaaaggaagagcgaaaaaagaaaaagagcaaaaggaagagcgaaagaaagaggaaaagagCAAAAGTAAGTGCAAAAAAAGAGCAAAGGAGCAAAAGAAGAgcgaaaaaagagcaaaaggagAAGCGAAAGAAAGAGCGAAAGAACAAAAGGAAGACCAAAAAAGAGCAAAAGTAAGAGCAAAAGAAAGCAAAAGAGCAAAAGGAAGAacgaaaaaagagaaaaaggaagagcaaaaaaacagcaaaagagcaaaaggaagagagaaaaaaagagcaaaaggaagagtgaaaaaagagcaaaagaaagaGCAAAAGGAAGAGTGAAAATAGAGCAAAAGAGCAAACAGAAGAccgaaaaaaaagcaaaatatctAAAGGAAGAGTGAAAGAAAGAGCGAAAGAGCAAAAGGAAGGGCAAAAAAAGAGCAAAGGAGCAAAAGGAAGAgcgaaaaaagagcaaaagagcaaaaggaagagcgaaagaaagaggaaaagagCAAAAGTAAGTGCAAAAAAAGAGCAAAGGAGCAAAAGGAAGAgcgaaaaaagagcaaaaggagAAGCGAAAGAAAGAGCGAAAGAACAAAAGGAAGACCAAAAAAGAGCAAAAGTAAGAGCAAAAGAAAGCAAAAGAGCAAAAGGAAGAacgaaaaaagagcaaaaggaagagcaaaaaaaagagcaaaaggaagagagaaaaaaagagcaaaaggaagagtgaaaaaagagcaaaagaaagaGCAAAAGGAAAAGTGAAAATAGAGCAAAAGAGCAAACAGAAGACCGAAAAAAAGCAAAATATCTAAAGGAAGAGTGAAAGAAAGAGCGAAAGAGCAAAAGGAagggcaaaaaaagagaaaaggagCAAAAGGAAGAGCGAAAAAAGGAGCAAAAGAGCAAAGGAAGAGTGAAAAAAGAGCAAATGAGCAAAAGGAAGAGGAAAGGAAAAGCGAAAGAGCAAAAGAGCAAAGGAAGAGCAAAAAAAGAGCAAAGGGGCAAAAGGAAGAGTGAAAGAAAGAGCAAAAGGAAGAGCA harbors:
- the LOC130231460 gene encoding uncharacterized protein LOC130231460; this encodes EKKEQKEEQRKVKERRRSKRRSERKSERAKGRPKKSKKRGKEQKKRAKGRVKKEQKKEQKEEKRKGKAKEQKSKGRAKKEQRGKRKSERKSKRKSKRKTFARETALAREIVLTETHRKSKSEKEREMERDMARFH